A single window of Zea mays cultivar B73 chromosome 10, Zm-B73-REFERENCE-NAM-5.0, whole genome shotgun sequence DNA harbors:
- the LOC103642304 gene encoding pentatricopeptide repeat-containing protein At3g29290 gives MSFDNFVQITGGAEAVKKALFGVSTIIYKHPSKENIPLETSIPDPTPSIIIPSELPVYPASNFYSAPDAAIPSVHPSLYVLGSTRHVPELAVPADDHGRLPIYQSILPVIPTYSAPKCLGELDKKSEHGVSRLHFLEERDEETLSRRLIKLSQNNKVRSATELFDSMRTSGLQPSAHACNSLLPCYVHRSPLADAMRMFEFMKAKGMATGHTYTLILKAVASNQGYVSALEMFNKIEEEEDSKKIIDVIVYNTMIYFCGRAKEWMLVERLWRRLEQHSLNGTLLAYDLLDNIFVQCGQSELAIAAYQEMLQKGLDPSEDIMKAIIASCTKEGKWEFAMSTFSRMMRAGMNLGLILFNSIINSLGKDGQDELAFRMYHLLKQSGLKPDQYTWITLLLALYRSGRCWDCLKLFHGIKGKHPTLLNDHLYNTALISCEKLGQWEHGLQLLWLMEKRGLKLSVVSYNHVIGACEVASKPKVALKVYQRMINQRCSPDTFTHLSIIRACIWGSLWTEVEDILEIGLQPVSIKTNKHIPVNASEVNSLILYIIA, from the exons ATGAGTTTTGATAATTTTGTTCAG ATAACTGGTGGTGCTGAAGCTGTTAAAAAAGCACTGTTTGGAGTATCAACCATCATTTACAAGCACCCATCAAAAGAGAACATTCCTCTTGAAACTTCAATTCCTGATCCTACTCCAAGCATTATAATCCCTTCAGAACTTCCTGTCTATCCAGCTAGTAACTTTTACTCGGCCCCAGATGCTGCTATACCTTCTGTACATCCAAGCCTGTATGTCTTAGGGTCAACACGTCATGTTCCCGAACTTGCTGTACCTGCTGATGATCATGGTCGGCTGCCTATTTATCAATCTATTCTTCCAGTTATTCCTACTTATAGTGCCCCAAAATGTTTAGGAGAACTTGA CAAGAAATCTGAGCATGGGGTGTCGAGGCTGCACTTCTTGGAGGAGAGGGACGAGGAGACGCTGTCAAGAAGGTTGATAAAGCTCAGCCAAAACAACAAGGTTAGAAGTGCCACTGAGCTGTTTGATTCAATGCGCACATCTGGGCTGCAACCGAGCGCACATGCCTGCAACTCCCTGTTGCCTTGCTATGTGCATAGAAGTCCACTGGCGGATGCAATGAGGATGTTTGAGTTCATGAAGGCGAAAGGAATGGCGACAGGGCACACGTATACCTTGATACTCAAGGCTGTTGCGAGCAATCAGGGTTATGTTTCTGCATTGGAAATGTTCAATAAGATTGAGGAGGAGGAAGATTCAAAGAAAATCATTGACGTAATTGTTTATAATACGATGATATATTTTTGTGGAAGAGCGAAAGAATGGATGCTTGTGGAGAGACTATGGAGAAGGCTAGAGCAACATTCTTTGAATGGAACTTTACTGGCATATGATTTGTTAGACAACATATTCGTGCAATGTGGGCAGTCTGAGTTAGCAATTGCTGCATATCAGGAAATGCTCCAGAAGGGACTTGATCCGAGCGAGGATATAATGAAGGCTATCATTGCATCCTGCACTAAAGAAGGGAAGTGGGAGTTTGCAATGTCAACATTTAGTAGAATGATGAGGGCTGGCATGAATCTCGGTTTAATTTTGTTCAACTCAATCATCAACTCACTGGGGAAGGATGGCCAAGATGAACTCGCCTTTAGGATGTACCATCTGCTGAAACAATCAGGCCTTAAGCCTGATCAATATACATGGATCACACTGTTGTTGGCATTATACAGGTCCGGGCGATGCTGGGACTGCCTAAAGCTTTTCcatggaatcaaaggcaagcatCCGACACTCTTAAATGATCATCTCTACAACACTGCTTTGATTTCCTGCGAAAAGCTTGGTCAATGGGAACATGGTTTGCAGCTGCTGTGGTTGATGGAAAAAAGAGGACTGAAATTATCAGTGGTATCTTACAATCATGTGATAGGTGCTTGTGAGGTTGCTAGCAAGCCAAAAGTTGCTCTTAAAGTGTACCAGCGCATGATTAATCAGAGGTGTTCGCCAGACACATTCACACATTTGTCTATTATACGAGCTTGCATCTGGGGATCTCTTTGGACTGAAGTAGAGGATATATTGGAG ATAGGACTCCAACCAGTATCCATCAAAACAAACAAGCACATACCAGTGAACGCGTCCGAAGTAAATTCACTAATTCTGTACATCATTGCTTGA